The genomic segment CATGATGGCCACCACCAGCCCGTAAATTTCCGGTCCGAGAAGGGCCAGCCAGGAAAAGGTCAGATTGGTCAGCGGGGCCAGAACAGCCGTTGCAATGAGCATGCGCATGATGCCAAAACGGGCCACCAGCACACCACCAAGGGCCGCACCGGTGAGGGTCATGGCCAGACCAAATGCTGCTGCCACATTGCCTATCTGGGCTTTGGTGAAACCCAGATCCAGATAAAAGGGATTTGCCATGACACCCATGAAAATATCACTGATACGGAAAAGGCCGATAAAAAGCAATATCACAAGCCCCGTGAAACGGAAACGCTGCCAGAAGTCGGCAAAGGGACCGATTATGGCTCCGGCAAACCAGAGGCGCAGCTCCTTAAAGAGACTTACTTTTTCTCCGTTTTCAAGGACAGCCATTTCCCTTTCCAGACGCCGGGTCTCTTCATCCACAAAAACATCGGGTTCCTGAATAATGAAAGTGGTTATGATACCGACTCCCATCAGAAAAGCCATAACGCCATAGGCCACAGACCAGCTTAAACCTGAGGCAAGGTGCAGGGCACCGGCACCGGCAGCCAGAATGGCCACACGGTATCCCAGAACATAGCTTGCGGCCATGGCCCCCTGAAACTCCTTTTTCGCCGCTTCAATGCGATAGGCATCAATGGCAATGTCCTGGGTCGCCGAAGCAAAGCCTGCCAGCACAGCCCACAGAGCCACCCAGGCCAGATGTTCTCTGGGATCGGTAAAGGCCATGCCAAGAAGAGAAATAAGAAGAAAGATCTGGGCAAGGAGCATCCATGACCTGCGGCGTCCCAGAAGAGGAGTCAGAAAGGGAAGCGGCATACGATCCACCACCGGTGCCCATAAAATTTTCAGGCTGTGGGCCATGCCCACCCAGCTTAAAAAACCAATGGCCGCAAGGCTGACTCCCAGATCCCTAAGCCATGCCGTAAAGGTGCCCCCCACCAGAAGAAGGGGAAGACCTGCGGAAAACCCCAGAAACAGCATCCCAAGCACACGGGGATGGCGGTAAACGGAAAAGGCCTTTGCCCAGGAGGGATTCTTTCTGCTCTCTTCTTCCATGGATGCTGCCTTCCTTTAAATATAGAATCCGCTAAGGAAGCAGAAGCTTTGCCAGCGGGCGTTTAGGTACATGATGCACATCCGTCTCATCCCGCCAGTAATGCACGGAATCCCCCTCTTCCATGGTATCCACCACAACCGTCTCTGCGGGTTTGCCTAAGGCCAGAACCAGCAGGACCTCAAGCTCTTCGGGTATATGCAGCACCCTGCGCAGGGCTTTTTTATCCATACTGCCCAGCATGCAGGTGCCAAGCCCCTTTTCCGCAGCCCCCAGAGCCATGGTCTGGGCAGCAATACCAAGATCACAGAGAAGAAAGGCAGAACCCTTTACCGGCCCGCAGATCACAATATAGGCCGCAGGCCGCTGCCCTGCAGCAGGGCCGGGCCAGTCCTTGAGATAGGCTGCCCAGCCAAGGGCCGAAAAAACCGCCTCTTTTTCTGCAACATCCACAACCAGACGATAGCCAAGTGCCTGAAGGTTTCCGGCAGAAGGCGTAAAGCGGACCAGCTCCACAAGACCTTCAAGGGTGGCCGCCGTAATGGCTTCTTCTTCGGCAAAGCGGCGGATGGAACGGCTTTTTTCCACAAGAGTTCTGAACATCCCTACCCCCTTAAAAAAAACGTAATTATTCAGCACATTTTTTATGCAAGATTATTCATTAATTTCAAAGCACTGGTTCCAGCAAAAGACAATCGGGCTGTTTGTGAGTGACATTGCAATCGTTTCGGATCAGAGCTTTGCAGGCCTGTGCGAAAGAAGCGGCAAACTGTCTGAGCCGCCACAAAGGCAGCGTGCTTAAGCCTGCTATGGAAATCAAAAAGCTTATCCTGCCTGTGGCGGGGAGTTTTTGCCGCTTCCGTACAGGCCAAGAAGCTCCCGAATAAGATTGCGTCACGAACAAATGGTCCGGTTGTCTATGCACCTAATTAATTGTGCTGAACAGTTACAAAAAAACATCCTCAGCGGACACAATCAAACTTTTCCAGACGGGGCATATTCTGTTCCAGCCAGACAAGAATCTTATCAAACTCCCTGCCTACCTCCGTCAGAGCCCGGCCCCGGTGACTTACCCTTCCCTTTTCTTCAAGGTCCGCTTCCCCAAAGGTTTTTTGCAGCTCAGGACAGAAAAAAAGCGGATCATAACCAAAACCCATATCTCCCCTTGGTTCCCTGAGAATCTCCCCTGCACAGCTCCCCTCATAGGTCAGGGCCTGCCCCGTGGGAACGGCAATGGAAATGACACACTTGAAAGCGGCCTTCCGGTTTTCCACCCCTTCCAGGGCAGTCAGAAGCTTTTCATTATTTGCCGCATCACTGGCGTTGTCCCCGGAAAAACGGGCTGAATGAACACCCGGCGCTCCATCCAGCGCCTCCACCTCAAGGCCTGAATCATCGGCAATGGCAGCAAACCCGAGGTAACGGGCCGTAAGAGAAGCCTTTTTGTAGGCATTATCATCAAAGGTGGCTCCATCTTCCACAATTTCAGGAATAGGACCAAAATCCGAAAGGTTTCTGATTTCCACGGGAAAACCCTCCAGCATGGACATGAGTTCCCGTTTTTTTCCAGAATTCCCCGTAGCCAGCACAAGTATCATTTTTTTCATGGTTTTTCTCCTTCTATATTTATAAGCGACATAAGGACACCATAATATCTTTCAACAGAAAAAACTTATAGTCGAGGGGATCTGGCTTGTAAAGCCTGCCACCTCCAGCGATCCGTCACATAGCATGACAACAGCCTGTGAGTCTGCCGGGGATCTTATTTGTAAGACCTTTCCACAAAAAGGTGTTTACACCCGGAACACCCCTGTTATATGAATCTTCAACATTGTATATGCTGCGTCCTTAAAAATCCGGAATCCGGTGGACGGGCCTTAACATCTCCTTTATCCTTACCTTTTCCGCTCCTGCTGACGGTAAAACTGCTGAAGGACATGGAGACCGTACCGCCATCTTTATCAAGGAATGAATCACCATGCATAAACTTCTGACCGACAAGCCCGGCGAATCCATGTTTCTGCTAGGAAACGAGGCCATTGCCAGGGGTGCCATGGAAGCGGGTGTGGCCTTTACATCCACCTATCCCGGCACACCCTCTTCCGAACTTTCCCTGAACTTTTTTCAGATGTCCCGGGAAAGCGACCTTTATTTTGAATACAGCACCAACGAAAAAGTTTCCCTTGAAGTAGCTGCCGCTGCTGCCAACTGTGGCATCCGCAGCATGTGCATGATGAAACACGTAGGCCTCAATGTGGCTGCGGATGTGCTAATGACCCTTGCCTATGTGGGGGTAACGGGCGGCCTTGTCATCCTCACCGCAGATGATCCTTTCATGTTCTCCAGCCAGAATGAACAGGACAACCGCTATTATGCCAAATTCGGTGGCCTGCCCATGATGGAGCCTTCTTCCGTGGAAGAAGCCAAGGAAATGGTCAAGGATGCCTTCGAGCTTTCAGAAAAACTGAAAAGGCCCGTTCTGTTCCGTACCACCACCCGCATAAATCACTCCACCTCCGTTGTTACCTTAGGAGAGCTGCCCCCCCGTAAAACCAAAGGGGATTTCATTAAAGATCCCATGCGCTGTGTCACAGTACCTGCGGTTTCAAGGGGCTTGCACGTAAAACTGCTGGCAGATCTTAAAACAGCTCAGGGAATGGCAGAAGACTCTTCCTGGAACTTTATGGAAGGAAAGGGGTCTTTCGGCATCATTGCCAATGGAGTAAGCTATACCTATGCTGCGGATGCGGTAAAGGATCTTGGAGCATCGGAGAAGATAAAAATTCTGCGCCTGGGCTTTTCCAACCCCATGCCCGAAGCAATGATTAAAGACTTTATTAAAGGTTGTGACAAAGTACTTATCATTGAAGAAGGCGAACCCTTCATGGAAGAAGCCGTCAAGGCCTTTGCCCAGGAAGAAGGCCTCACCCTTCCCATAGCAGGAAAAAATGAGAACCTTTTCTCAAGGCTCTTTGAATTTGATCCGGCCATGGTCCGTAAAAACATTGCTTCCTTCTTTGATATTGAACTGGATGCACCCGCTCCAGTGGACGCTCAGGGTGTTCCTGATCTTCCCATACGTCCGCCCACCCTCTGTGCCGGATGCTCCCACAGATCCATTTTCTATGCCGCAAAAAAAGCCTGCGAAGGCATGGATGTAGTCTTCCCTTCAGATATCGGCTGCTATACCTTAGGTTTTCTTCCACCTCTGGGCATGGGTGATTTTGTGGTATGCATGGGTGCTTCCTCAGGCACAGCCTGCGGTTTCTCCACGGTAACGGACAAAAAGGTTGTGGCCTTTGTGGGGGATTCCACCTTCTTCCATTCCGGCCTTTCCGGACTGATCAACGGGGTATTCAACAACCACAACTACACTCTGGTTATCCTTGACAACCGCACCACCGCCATGACAGGACACCAGCCCAACCCCGGTGTGGACATGACGGAACTTGCCATGGAAAACTACAACACCGTGGACATCGAAGCCGTTGTGAAAGCCATTGGCGTCAAGCATGTTTCCACTATCCGTGCCTTCAATGTAAAAAAAGCCATTGAAACCATACAGGAATCCGTTGCCTTTGAGGGGATTTCCGTAATCATCGTCAAGGAAAAATGCGCCCTCTATGCAAAAAACCTGAAACAGCTCAAAGGTAAGCCCTTCCAGGTTAATCCGGATAAATGTAAAAACCACATGGAATGCATCAATGCCCTTGGATGCCCTGCCTTCTACGTCAAGGACGGCAAACCCGGCATTCACGCCCATGTCTGTGTGGGATGCGCCCTCTGTGCCCAGGCCTGTCCTGAAAACGCCATAGTACCGGCCAGAAGCCTTTAAACAAAAAGACTTTGGGCCGAAAAACTCCGGCCCTATCCAGATAAAGGGAAACCCATGGAACCCAAACGCCTTATTATCGTTGCAGTAGGTGGTCAGGGCAACCTGCTCGCCTCCCATGTTCTTGGTGAAGCCGCCCTCATGTCGGGTGTGCCTGTGCGCATGAGTGAAATCCACGGCATGGCCCAGAGGGGTGGTGTTGTGGAATCTGCTCTGGTTTTCGGAGATGCCAAATCCACCATCATCTCCGATGGAGAAGCGGATCTTTTTGTAAGTTTTGAGCCATGCGAAGCCCTGCGGGCTTTAAAAAAATGCAATGCCAATACCGTTGCCATCACCAATACCCGTCCCCTGCCCCCTTTCACGGCCTTTATAGGCCGGGGCACCTATCCTGATGTGGAAACGGTAACAGAAACCCTCAGGAATAAAACCGGCCGTCTCATTGCCTTTGATGCAACGACCCTTGCCGAGGAAGCTGGCAATCCCATGTGTCTCAATATGGTACTGCTGGGCACCCTCATAGGAACAGGCGTTCTTCCCATCACTGCGGATTCCATCCGGGAAGCCATCCGAACCCGGACCAAAGCCGACTTTGTGGAAATGAACCTTGCAGCCTTTGAAAAGGGTTTTGCCAGAGCCGCCTGATTTTTTATAAACAGCTGCGGCCATCCATTTTCAAGAAACAGGATGGTCGCAGTACACCTGCCAGCCTCCCTTTAAATTCTTTTCCACCATCCACTCCATGTTACGTATTCATGCTTCCACCAAACCGCATTCCTGTGCTATAGTACAGACTTTACTAATATCAAAATGCTTTCATCACCTCGGGCGGGTGCTGATAAGACTGCTGGACGGATAAGGATATTCCCATGACCCGAATTCTTGTTGTGGACGATGACAGTGCCATCCGCTCTGCCATGGAAACCTATATCAGTTTGAACGGTTTCCATACGGTAGCGGTATCCAGTGCAGAAGAAGCCATGGATCACCTCAGACAATGCGGGCCTATGGATGTGGTCATCACGGACATCATGATGGAGGGCATGTCCGGCCTTGAGCTGACGGAACATATCCGCGCCACCTATGATACAGATGTGATTATCATGACCGGATACAGTGCGGAATACTCCTATGAGGAAGCCATAAGAAGGGGTGCCAGCGACATTATTTTCAAACCGGCACGTTTTGAAGAAATTCTTCTGCGTCTTAAACGGGTTCTGCGGGAAAGGAAACTGACCCAGGAGCGGGAAGTAATGCTGGCAAAACTTCAGGAGCTATCCATCACCGATGAGCTGACCCGCCTGTTCAATTCCAGACATTTCTACTCCCGCCTTGAAAAAGAGGTAGAACGTTTTCACAGATACCAGCGTCCTTTATCTCTGCTGCTCCTCGACATCGACTACTTTAAGGATTATAATGACAGCCATGGTCACCTTGAAGGGGATCGTGTACTGATGCGCATGGGAGCCATCATAAAAAATTCCCTCCGCATCATGGATTCCGCCTACAGGTACGGTGGAGAAGAATTTACCGTTCTTCTGCCGGAAACCGAGGTCAAGGAAGCCCTTGTGGTGGCACAACGTATTCAGGAAGGACTGGCCAGTGAAAAATTCTTCCCGGCCAGCATGCCTCAACCTGTTTATATTACCGTAAGCATAGGTATTACAGAGTATATTACAGAAGAAAACCTTGTAACCTTTATCCAGCGTGCGGATATGGCCATGTACTGTTCCAAAAAGAACGGCAGAAACCAGATCACCACCCTGATGAGCAATGATTGCAGAGAAAGTATGCAATGCCTGAAATCCTGGTCCTCAAAAATCCCGGACTGACGGAGTGCCGGGATATTATGGCCCTCTACCAGGCTGAAAACTGGTGGCAGGGTCCCGAAGATCTGACGCTGGTTGCCCGCATAATTGCAGGCAGCCATCTTTTTTTAACCGCCCGTACAGAAAACCGTATTATTGCCATGGGCAGGGTGATCAGTGACGGTGTATGTGACGCCTACATACAGGATGTCACCGTGCATAAAGACTGGCGCGGACAGGGTATCGGCGCTCGTATAATTCAGGAGCTGTGCCAACTGCTTGCCACAGAAGGCATTGAGTGGATAGGACTAATCGCAGAAAGGGGCTCCCACCCCTTTTATGAAAAACTGGACTTTGGCATCATGCCCGGCTCTCTGCCCATGCTCCATGGAAAAACCCTTAAAATGATGGGCTTTGCCCCGGATGTATCAGGAAAAAAATGAAGTTTAGAAAGATTTCCATTCAGGATTACAATGAACTCGTCCCCTATTTCAAAAACCAGAAATACCCCCTTTGCAGCTACTCTCTGCCTTCTCTTCTCTCATGGCAGACAAAGGCCTACCATCCCGTAGCTGCCCTTGAGGCAGACAGCCTTATCATTGCAGCAGATTACATTCACCAGACGGAACTGCGCCACCTCATCCTTCCCCTGTCCCCGGAAAGGGACTGGACGCCGGAAGAGCTGCATAAGCTCTGCCTTGACTCCGGTTTTCCAGCCATCTGGTTTGTACCTGAAACCTGGCTTGAAAAGGTGGATCAGGAAGCTCTGCAAAACTTTTTCACGGTGGAAGAGCAGAGTGCCTATACGGATTATATCTATGCCAAAGAAGATCTGGCGGAACTCAAGGGAAGAAAGTACGCAAAAAAACGCAACCTCATCTCCCAGTTCGAAAGAAATTTCAGTGAAGACCGGATAGATATCCGCTCCATCACCAAAGAAGATACTCCCGAATGTCTGGATTTTCTCGAGGAATGGTGCAGGGAGCGCAAATGTGACAGGGACCCTGAAGCGGATATGGCCTGTGAAAAAATTGCTGCGGCCAATGCCATAGAACTCATTGACAATACAGAATTCAGGGGATTAAGACTTTCACTGGATGGCAGGCTTGTGGCCTTTGGCATTGGCAACCGGCTGACTGCGGATATGGGTGTGCTGCACTTTGAAAAGGCAATGGGTTCTGTCAAAGGATTGTATCAGTATTTTGACAGGGAATGCTGCCGCAGGCTTTTTTCTGAGGATATTCTCTTCATCAACAAGGAATCGGACATGGATGAGCCTGGACTGGCCCATGCCAAGAGCTCCTATTATCCCATACGCAAAGAAAAGTCCTTTGTTCTGACCCTCCTTTGATAAAGCGGAACAGATACCAGAGCGGAATCGGCCAAAGTGCCTGTTGCGGGCACCCGTAAAGGGTGCCCCTACACATACCCTGGCCTTGAGGGCAGGCACAGGGGCCTGCCCCTACAAAACAGGGGCTGCACAATCCATTCGCAGGCGCAGATCCTGTATCTGCCCTACCTGCTCCGGCTGGTCTTGGGTATTGTCGTTAAGGACTTTAAAGTCGTTAAAGACTTTAAGGTCATTAAGGAAGGTGAGGGAAAAAGAGGGCCTGCGCCCCCTTTTCTTTGCTAAGGCAGAACAGGAATACCACTGAAGGCAAGGGAAGCCGGTGCCGGTTTTCCTATGAAAAAACCCTGACCGAAATCCACACCAAACCCGGAAAGAATTTCCAGCGTTTCGGGTACTTCCACAAACTCAGCCACAGTCATGATACCCAGCTCCCTTGCCATCTGGGCAATGGCCCGGACCACACTACGGTCTTCCTGTCTTTCGTGGAGCTTGCGGATAAAGGAACCGTCTATCTTGATATAATCCACACCCAACTCCCGCAGGTAGACAAAACTGGTGAAACCAACCCCAAAATCATCCAGAGAAAAACGGCATCCCAGAGCCTTCATCTGCCGGATAAAATCCAGTGCCCTGTCCATATCCTGAATGGCTGCGGTTTCCGTGATTTCAAAAATAAGCTTCTCCGGGTCTGCACCGCTTTCTTTAATGCTTTTCTGAAGGAAGGCAGCCATACCCGCATCGGCCAGATCCCTTGCGGAAAGATTCATGGAAAAAGATAGTTTTTTCCCCTGTTTTTCCAGCATGGCCTGCAGGGCAAAGGTTTTTTGTGCCACAACCCGGTCTATGGAACCCACAAGCCCATGGCGTTCCGCCGCCTGTATGAAGGCTCCGGGAAGAACCACATTACCTTCTAAATCCCGCATCCGTACCAGAGCCTCATAATGGAATATTTTTCTTGAAACCAGATGCAGCAGGGGCTGATACCAGACCTCAAAGCGGTCCCCTGCCAAAGCATCAAGAATCCGCTGTTTCTTATGGAAGGTAGCCCGTTTCAGCTCCCCTTCCCGGTCTTCGGGAACAAAAATACGACACCTGTTCTTGCCCAGCTCCTTGGCCTTCCCCAGTGCCGCATCCAGCACAGCCAGCAAGGTGACTGCATCGCCCGCATGTTCAGGAATCAATGCCAGACCCGCAGATACGGTTAACCTCAGACCGCTGTCATCAAAACGCTTTGCTTCCACCTGTCTGCGGATTTCTTCTCCCAGGGCAAGGGCCTCGGCAGAACCCATATTCCTTATAAAAAGGGCCATCTGATCTCCACCAAAACGCCCCATAAACCAGCGATCCGCTGCCAGTCTGGCATCCATGACCTGATCCACACTCCGGATCAGCGCCCTCAAAACCTGATCCCCACGGGCATACCCGATCTGATCATTGACCAGCTTGAAACCATCAATGTCGATGAGAAGCCCCGCACCCGTTCCGGAAAACTCCCCGTCCAGCCTGCGGATGAAACTGTCCCGGTTCAAAAGACCTGTCTGCACATCATAGGTTTCAAGATATAAAGCCCGTTCTTCGGCCTGTTTTTTCTCCGTAATATCTTCCTGTATGGCCAGAAAATGAACAATCTCACCGCCAAGGCCCCGCACGGGAGTAATCAGCCCCTTGCCCCAGTAGAAAGAGCCACCCTTGGTTTTGTTCTTGAAATCTCCCCGCCATGTCTGGCCTGAAAGAATGGTCTCCCAGAGGGTTGCATAGGTTTCAGGTCGGGTTTCTCCGGAAGCCAGAATACGGGGATTCTGGCCAATGGCCTCTTCCCTGACATAGCCCGTCACCCTTTCAAAAACCCCGTTTACATATTCTATGGTGCCATGGCGGTCCGTAATGAAGACCACATTGGTACTCTGTTCAATGGCCATGGTGAGTTTATGAAGCTCGGCCTCGGCCTTCTTTTTTTCCGTAATATCCTGGGAAGTTCCCACCAGATGCTGAACCCTGCCTTCAGCATCCTTGATGGCCCGGCCAAGAACAGAAATAATACGCAGCTCCCGGTTCACAAAAACCCCATGCTCCAGCTGAAAAGCCTCGCCCCCCTTCCAGGCAGCATCCAGAGCCTTTTCAATATTAGCATGATCCCTTTCCGGCACCTTTTTTAAAAATGATGCAAAATCCGGCAGCGGGCCGTCTGAAGGCATCCCCATAATCCTGAACATCTGACGGCTCCAGCGCAGCGTATCGGTATTCCTGTTCAACTTCCAGCTTCCTATACCCGCCACCTGCTGAGCTTCGGAAAGATTTTCCTCGCTTTCCTTTAAGGCTCTCAGGGTTTCCATGGATTCAGAAATATCCCGGACCAGCATGGCAATGACACAGGTTTCTTCGGTGCGGATGCGCTGGAGACGTACTTCCGCCTCATAGCAGGTCTTGTCCCTGCGACAGACATAGACCTGAAATCGCCTTTTACCTTCGGAGCAGATTCCCATTTCTGCGACCAGATCCTTAAAGGCTGCAGCATCGGCCCCGATGAAAAGCTCCCAGAAAACCATGGACCGAAGGGTATTCAGATCAAATCCGCTATTGTTTATGGCGCTGGCATTGGCTTCTTCAAAGCAGAAGGTTTCAGGATTGATGAGAAAGATTTCTTCCTTGAGGTTTTCAAAGATAAAACCAAGACGCTGGTGCAGCTCCCTGTCTTTTCTGGTCCGGGTGATATCCATAACACTGGTGATTTTATATTTTGCGCCCTTATCATCCTTAAAAAGACCGGCTGTGGCCAGAATGGGAAAAAGGGTGCCGTCCTTTCTCCTTACCTCCCATTCCATCACAGGCTCATCACCACTTTCAAAAAAATCCTTTAAGGCTTTTCTTCCCATGGCTTCCCGGTCTTCGGGCAGCACCATGGTAAAGGGCCTGCCCCTTAATTCTTCGCGGGTATAGCCGTATATCCGTGTATAGGCTGGATTAACATCCACAAAAAGGCCATTTTCATCCACAATGCAAAGCCCCATGTCTGTCACATCCCAGGCGGCAAGGCGCAAAAGATCCTCCTTATCAAGAACCTTTTTACCCTTTTCCATGGCATGGGAAATATCGGCAATGCGGCTTTCAAGGCCCTTCAAAAGAAACTCCAGATCCTGCGGCAGATGGGATGGGTGGGACATATAAGCCTTCCTTGGGAACAAGGTGGATTCTAAAAAAAATGTAACTGCCAGCACCATCTTCGCTGGCTAAAGACCATAGCTGTCAGGCAGATTGCACAGGCACCAGTAAACTACAGCCTCCCGGCCATGGAACCCGCATACCCCGTCAGTTCGGCATAGCCTTTTCCCGTCAGGGCTTTTCCCTTTCGGGTTCCTGAAACAAGGATGCTGCCCTCCCAGTAAATGACACTGCCGGGGCTGTCCTGCGGACGCATTTCCTGATCCTTAAGGGGCGTCTCAAAGTAAAGATCCAGATCCACAGAGGGCAGTTGTAATCGCCAGGCCACCGGATAAACAGCCCCGGATTCCGGGCTGCGCCAGGTGCTTTGAACAGATAATGCCACATCTTCCATGGGGATTGAAACACTTTTTCCTTCAGGGTCCACAAGGGTTCCGGAGTAAATCAGGGCAGAGCCGTCCTTTGCACGCACCTGAAAAAACATGAGATCATAAGCGTCGGAAAGATGAATGGAAAACCAGTCCCAGCCCACGGCATCGGGATCCAGAGGTTCCGATGAAAACTCATGATCCATCCAGGACAAACCTTCAAGCCCATACTTTTCTTCCCCCAGTATTATACTGCCACGGGTTTTCAGACGGGTGAAGGAATAATAACAACTGGCCCTCTCCGGAGCATTTCCCTTAAGGGAATAACCCCCATCGCCATGCAGTATAAGGGGTTTTTCAGGCTCAAGCTCAAAGGAAAAGGCAAAATCATGCTCCACAAGTGCAAGGTGCTGCTTTTTTTCCCCAAGGTTCATTTTCCACTCGCCCATATGGATAAAAAAGGCGGAATCCTCCATGCCCCATGAAACCATCCCCGGCTCAGGCCGCATCAGACGGCTGGCATGGAAATGTCTTCTGCCCTCCATATCGGAAACAGCCCCGTGGGCCATCCATATTTCTTCTGTCCGCCATGGGGAAGACTTTTCCGGCTGTGTAAAGCGACCCGGTGGCCCAAGGCGGGAACGGAAAAAGGTGAGCTGATAGCCAAAGTGCCGCCCCGTATCCGTCATGAGGTTGCCGGTGTAATACCACCATTCCGTCCGGAAATCCGGATGGGGACCATGATCTTTGGGAAAAACCAGCCCGCAGGGTCCGTCCACCCGGGGAAAATCCCCGGCGGAGACAAAGAAGGGAAAAATACAGAGCGAAAAAAAAACAAGAAGAAAAACCTTAAACTTTTTCATGAAGCTCCCTCCCGGAGGGCTTCCGCCGGAGACCCCCGCAGGGCAAGGGCCATGGCAGGGCCTGCCGCCAGCATTCCCGCAAGAAAAATCATCAGAATCCCTGCCAAAAGATTCATACCATCCAGAGCAAATAAAAAGGTCCAGCCAAAGGACTGTTTATTGATGCCATGGATAAGGAGATAAGAAAGCACAAAGCCGCAGGCAAGACCTGCCACAAGGGAGAAGGCCAGAAGCAGCCCTGCCTCCCAGCGTACCATGGACCGCACCTGAAAAGCAGAAGCCCCAAGGCTTCTCAGGGTCAGAAGCTCCACCCTTTCCACCATCACCCGCAGGGTCATGGTGGTGGCTATGCCAAGCCCTGCTATGCCAAGGGCCATGGCCAGAAGAACAAAGGTCACGGCAAAGGTTTCATCGAAAATATCCAGAACGGCATTTCTCAAAGAAAGACCTGCCACCACATCCACGCTGTCTCCGTAATCTTTTAGAAGCTGGTTTCTTAAAAGTTCAAGGGCAAGGTCCTTTTCCTGCCCTCCGTCACCGGAACTCTTATTATAGAAAAGGCGCATCCCTGAAATTTCCTGATTTCCCGTTTGATGCCTAAGAGCCTCCATGTCACAGAAAAGGGCAAGTGTCCGGGTACGAAAATCCCGGACAATGGCTTTTACCTCAAACTGCAGGAAAACTCCGTCCACATAAAAATCGAGTATCTGCCCCTTATCCAGTCCGTGGAGATGCAAAGCCGGTTCCGATACCAGAAGGGGAATGGGTCCATGGCCGGAATAAAAATATGCATCGGAAGAATTGCCGGTGACATCGAGAAAACCACCGTAGCGGGAAAGAATATCCATATCCATGGCTTCCAGATCAAAAACAAGGCCATTTTTTTCAAGTTTCACCCTGCGGTAACCCAAGGCATCCCATGACGGCAGTTTCTCTATTTGAGCCACAAGCTCTGCGGAAAGGGGATAGCGGTAATCATTT from the Desulfobotulus mexicanus genome contains:
- a CDS encoding DUF2156 domain-containing protein, with protein sequence MKFRKISIQDYNELVPYFKNQKYPLCSYSLPSLLSWQTKAYHPVAALEADSLIIAADYIHQTELRHLILPLSPERDWTPEELHKLCLDSGFPAIWFVPETWLEKVDQEALQNFFTVEEQSAYTDYIYAKEDLAELKGRKYAKKRNLISQFERNFSEDRIDIRSITKEDTPECLDFLEEWCRERKCDRDPEADMACEKIAAANAIELIDNTEFRGLRLSLDGRLVAFGIGNRLTADMGVLHFEKAMGSVKGLYQYFDRECCRRLFSEDILFINKESDMDEPGLAHAKSSYYPIRKEKSFVLTLL
- a CDS encoding sensor domain-containing protein; this encodes MSHPSHLPQDLEFLLKGLESRIADISHAMEKGKKVLDKEDLLRLAAWDVTDMGLCIVDENGLFVDVNPAYTRIYGYTREELRGRPFTMVLPEDREAMGRKALKDFFESGDEPVMEWEVRRKDGTLFPILATAGLFKDDKGAKYKITSVMDITRTRKDRELHQRLGFIFENLKEEIFLINPETFCFEEANASAINNSGFDLNTLRSMVFWELFIGADAAAFKDLVAEMGICSEGKRRFQVYVCRRDKTCYEAEVRLQRIRTEETCVIAMLVRDISESMETLRALKESEENLSEAQQVAGIGSWKLNRNTDTLRWSRQMFRIMGMPSDGPLPDFASFLKKVPERDHANIEKALDAAWKGGEAFQLEHGVFVNRELRIISVLGRAIKDAEGRVQHLVGTSQDITEKKKAEAELHKLTMAIEQSTNVVFITDRHGTIEYVNGVFERVTGYVREEAIGQNPRILASGETRPETYATLWETILSGQTWRGDFKNKTKGGSFYWGKGLITPVRGLGGEIVHFLAIQEDITEKKQAEERALYLETYDVQTGLLNRDSFIRRLDGEFSGTGAGLLIDIDGFKLVNDQIGYARGDQVLRALIRSVDQVMDARLAADRWFMGRFGGDQMALFIRNMGSAEALALGEEIRRQVEAKRFDDSGLRLTVSAGLALIPEHAGDAVTLLAVLDAALGKAKELGKNRCRIFVPEDREGELKRATFHKKQRILDALAGDRFEVWYQPLLHLVSRKIFHYEALVRMRDLEGNVVLPGAFIQAAERHGLVGSIDRVVAQKTFALQAMLEKQGKKLSFSMNLSARDLADAGMAAFLQKSIKESGADPEKLIFEITETAAIQDMDRALDFIRQMKALGCRFSLDDFGVGFTSFVYLRELGVDYIKIDGSFIRKLHERQEDRSVVRAIAQMARELGIMTVAEFVEVPETLEILSGFGVDFGQGFFIGKPAPASLAFSGIPVLP
- a CDS encoding lipocalin-like domain-containing protein; translated protein: MKKFKVFLLVFFSLCIFPFFVSAGDFPRVDGPCGLVFPKDHGPHPDFRTEWWYYTGNLMTDTGRHFGYQLTFFRSRLGPPGRFTQPEKSSPWRTEEIWMAHGAVSDMEGRRHFHASRLMRPEPGMVSWGMEDSAFFIHMGEWKMNLGEKKQHLALVEHDFAFSFELEPEKPLILHGDGGYSLKGNAPERASCYYSFTRLKTRGSIILGEEKYGLEGLSWMDHEFSSEPLDPDAVGWDWFSIHLSDAYDLMFFQVRAKDGSALIYSGTLVDPEGKSVSIPMEDVALSVQSTWRSPESGAVYPVAWRLQLPSVDLDLYFETPLKDQEMRPQDSPGSVIYWEGSILVSGTRKGKALTGKGYAELTGYAGSMAGRL